One genomic window of Chelonoidis abingdonii isolate Lonesome George chromosome 5, CheloAbing_2.0, whole genome shotgun sequence includes the following:
- the LOC116836558 gene encoding uncharacterized protein LOC116836558, with the protein MNTLLLFMIVLGISFASPIKRSINLLGSGYEENVANVNAINANTEILSNGSGNAERNQQNGKNENNEHPEGATFSNYTRGPNQTGEVSAIDINNPQGAYEDKLNNQPAPEDPANTHGTQNTDQNAELHTGKGIYHHHLDLHVNTNGTSEHNSSEHLPGKNSVYGSAWAEKGFAPEDAELSTDKQDAIEAHNDSGFNVGEKDEDMDNGHHHSDKCYFNNEGMQRVDLGNAGDSADSNSSQQEESNSDSVQSTPKHCKSIPSESRSKSAHQNTSVSISPSAASSFSDPSASSDSSDSSASTDSSASSDPSASSDSSDSSNTNASSDSSDPRASSDSNNSRESSSSSNSSESNETR; encoded by the exons ATGAATACTCTGCTTCTGTTTATGATTGTGCTAGGTATATCCTTTGCTTCTCCA ATCAAAAGAAGCATAAATTTGCTTGGAAGTGGCTATGAGGAAAATGTTGCCAATGTTAATGCCATTAATGCAAACACAGAAATCTTAAGCAATGGCTCTGGGAATGCTGAGAGGAACCAACAGAATGGCAAGAATGAAAACAATGAGCACCCAGAAGGAGCAACATTCAGTAATTATACACGAGGACCCAATCAAACTGGAGAGGTGTCTGCAATTGATATTAACAATCCCCAGGGGGCTTATGAGGATAAACTCAATAATCAACCAGCCCCTGAGGACCCTGCTAATACCCACGGAACACAAAACACTGATCAAAATGCTGAGCTCCACACAGGGAAAGGaatttatcatcatcatttagACCTTCATGTGAACACAAACGGCACCAGTGAACACAATTCATCTGAACATTTGCCAGGGAAAAACAGTGTTTATGGTTCAGCATGGGCAGAAAAGGGTTTTGCACCTGAGGATGCAGAGCTCTCCACTGACAAACAAGATGCTATAGAAGCCCACAATGACAGTGGCTTTAATGTAGGGGAAAAGGATGAGGATATGGATAATGGCCACCATCATTCAGACAAGTGTTATTTTAACAATGAAGGCATGCAAAGGGTTGATTTAGGTAATGCTGGTGATAGTGCTGACTCTAACTCTAGTCAGCAGGAAGAAAGCAATAGCGACTCTGTACAATCCACTCCAAAACACTGCAAGAGTATCCCCAGTGAATCAAGGAGTAAATCTGCTCATCAGAATACTAGTGTGTCCATCAGCCCCAGTGCCGCTAGCTCCTTCAGCGACCCCAGTGCCTCAAGTGACTCCAGTGACTCCAGTGCCTCAACTGATTCCAGTGCCTCAAGTGACCCCAGTGCCTCCAGTGATTCCAGTGACTCCAGCAACACCAATGCCTCAAGTGACTCTAGCGACCCCAGGGCCTCAAGTGACTCCAATAATTCCAGAGAATCCAGCAGCTCCAGTAATTCCAGTGAATCCAATGAAACAAGATAG